One region of Primulina tabacum isolate GXHZ01 chromosome 17, ASM2559414v2, whole genome shotgun sequence genomic DNA includes:
- the LOC142531601 gene encoding splicing factor SF3a60 homolog, protein MSSTLLEVTRASHEEVERLERIIVKDLQTEPPTNKERLYQSHRVRNMIDQITSTTHKLIEIYEDNDNARKDEIAALGGQSSTGANVNVFSAFYDRLKEIREYHRRHPAARYVDTTDEFEQLLKEEPVIEFTGEEASGRYLDLHELYNDYINAKFGKQIDYSIYLDLFSQPENISCKLKLTRQYKEYMEKLLEYLIYFFERAEPLQDLERIFSKVVSDFEEQWSNGQVEGWENEGQKNAAIPEQNQIIDLDYYGTVEELMIVGPEKLKEALAVLGLKTGGTVRQRAERIFLTKHTPLEKLDRKHFAKGSLGPDTNGGAVALGPNEDAKEISLMEAKLKKLCDLLHETIERTKENIEKKHALTYDEIVQEREEDEVQPESESDDEDQQIYNPLKLPMGWDGKPIPYWLYKLHGLGQEFKCEICGNQSYWGRRAYERHFKEWRHQHGMRCLGIPNTKNFNEITFIEEAKQLWEKIQEKQGVNKWRPELEEEYEDKEGNIYNKKTYTDLQRQGLI, encoded by the exons ATGTCTTCGACGCTGCTGGAGGTGACTCGTGCATCGCACGAGGAAGTCGAGCGACTGGAGCGGATCATTGTGAAGGATCTCCAAACCGAGCCGCCGACGAACAAGGAACGTCTCTACCAGAGTCACCGCGTTCGCAACATGATTGATCAAATCACTTCAACCACACACAAGCTC ATTGAAATTTACGAGGACAATGACAATGCTAGGAAGGATGAGATTGCGGCGCTCGGTGGACAGAGTTCCACGGGAGCCAATGTCAATGTTTTCAGCGCATTTTATGATAGACTGAAAGAA ATTCGTGAGTACCACAGAAGGCATCCTGCTGCTCGATATGTTGACACCACTGATGAGTTTGAACAGCTTCTTAAAGAGGAGCCGGTTATTGAGTTCACTGGAGAG GAAGCCTCTGGTAGATACCTCGATTTGCATGAATTATACAATGACTATATCAACGCTAAATTTGGGAAGCAAATCGATTATTCTATTTATCTCGACTTATTTTCGCAACCAGAGAACATATCCTGCAAGTTGAAGCTCACCAG GCAGTATAAAGAGTACATGGAAAAACTCCTGGAATATCTTATATACTTTTTCGAGCGTGCAGAACCTTTACAAGATCTTGAAAGGATTTTTTCCAAG GTAGTTTCTGATTTTGAAGAGCAATGGAGTAATGGTCAGGTTGAAGGATGGGAGAATGAGGGCCAGAAAAATGCTGCCATTCCGGAACAGAATCAAATTATTGATCTTGATTATTACGGCACTGTCGAGGAGCTAATGATAGTAGGACCGGAGAAGTTGAAGGAG GCATTGGCTGTCCTTGGATTGAAAACAGGAGGCACTGTTCGACAGCGTGCAGAAAGGATTTTTCTTACGAAG CATACACCCCTTGAGAAGTTGGATAGAAAACATTTTGCTAAGGGCTCACTTGGACCAGATACAAATGGTGGAGCTGTTGCCCTGGGGCCAAATGAAGATGCTAAAGAGATTTCCTTGATGGAAGCCAAATTGAAAAAGTTATGTGACCTGTTGCATGAG ACCATTGAGCGAACAAAAGAAAACATCGAGAAGAAACATGCCTTGACATATGATGAAATTGTACAAGAACGTGAAGAG GATGAGGTGCAACCTGAATCTGAAAGTGATGATGAGGATCAGCAGATCTACAATCCCCTAAAATTGCCCATGGGTTGGGACGGAAAGCCTATTCCATATTGGTTATATAAGCTTCATGGGCTTGGTCAG GAGTTCAAATGTGAAATATGTGGGAACCAAAGTTATTGGGGCCGTAGGGCTTATGAGCGCCATTTCAAGGAATGGAGACACCAACATGGAATGCGATGTCTTGGTATTCCAAATACGAAGAATTTTAACGAAATAACATTCATTGAG GAAGCGAAACAACTTTGGGAAAAAATCCAAGAAAAGCAAGGTGTAAATAAGTGGCGCCCTGAGCTGGAAGAAGAATATGAAGACAAGGAGGGTAACATTTATAACAAGAAGACATATACCGATCTACAACGTCAGGGTTTGATATAA